The sequence below is a genomic window from Mycobacteroides abscessus ATCC 19977.
CGCCGCGAGGGACGCCGCATCTAACGACGCGGGATGCTGTCGTCGTCTCGGCTTGTTCGGCCGAGAGGACATTCAGGTACGGCACTACTCGGCCGTTGCGTTCGTCGATGTCCTCTCGACTCGGGTGGGACCTCAGCGGCGGGAGGTTTGGCGATATGACATTGCGCCCTGCCTCCGCTGCGCCCCCGGCCGAGCGGCTCGTCGATTACGTGACGGGCCTCTCGGCACTGGGTTCTTCACTGCGGGTCGCGTACTCACGCGCATAGAGCGTGCCTCCACCCAAGAGCAGCAAGCCGGTGACGATGAACGCACCGATCCGTGCCACACCGTCCAGCGTCGCGAGGTCAAACAGGAACAACTTGGCCACAGCCATCGCGGCCAGCACGAATCCTGTTCTGGTAACCCAGCTCCGGCCGCGGTAGCGGCGTAAACCGGCCAGCAGCAGCGCCACCGAAACGGCCATCCACGACACCGTCGCCAGGCCGTGGCCGAGCAGGAAGCCATCGTTATTGCCAAGCAGCGCAGTACCCGAGAGCACCACCGCCGCCGTACCGGAGTACAGCATCGAGACGCCCGCCAGCACGGCACGCGTGGGAGCGGATTGCGGGCTCGCCCACCCCACCCGCGCCATGGTCGCCAACACCATGCCAACCGTCGCCGCCATGAGCACGCTGGCGATGACCAGCAGCGGTCCCGCATACAGCACGGCACTTGCCGAGTCGGTCAGCAGTTCCGGCCGCACGTACGCGAGGTAGACGGCTGCGCCCAGCCCACCGAACACCTGCCCCAACACCAGCGCAACACGATCGCGCAGTTGGTATCCGATAGCGCAGCAAGATAGCGCGATCGCCAACAGCACCACTGCCAGCAGTGCGTCCCGGGCACCATCGACCGAGGCCTGCAATAAGGCCACCCCCGCCACTGCCGCCACGGTTATGCGCGCGTGCACCGGAAGAGCACCGACGAGCAGCAGCACCGCGCCCATCACCACAGCGACACCCACCGGAACCAGCACGCCCAGCGGCCACACCGGGAAGAAGAGCGCACCGTAGAGAACCGGGGACGACGCGACCGCGATCATCACCGACGAGGTGATGTCATCGTGCTCACCGGTGAGCAACCAGAGCGAACCAACCAGAGTGACCAGCAAGGCCATCACCGACATCGCGAGCAGGGCAAGTGACGCCGTGTAGCTCACGTGAATCGCCGTCAGCAGCGTCAGACTGACCCCCACAGTGCGGAAGGCATGCAGCACAGGCCAATTCCGGCCGACCTGAGCGGTGAGACTCGCGATGAGCAGTATCAGCGCGAAGGCGGCGAGTTCGACGGTGAACCCATCGGTCAGGAATGGCGCCAGCACCGTGATCGCGGCAACCACACCCGACGCAAAGGGTTGCGAGTTCCAGTGCCGCGCCAGCACCAGGCCGACACCCGCGATGCCTAAACCGAGTACCAGCCCCGCCACCACCGGAATCCTGTCGTAGATGACGGTAAGCGCCAATACGTCGAAGAATGCGGCCGCGAATCCTGTTGCTGCCGTGGCGATACCACCAACACGCCCGCCCGGACGTGAGTACACCCGAATACCCAGGGCTACTAGCCCACCGGCGAGGGCGGCCCCGGACACCATACGCGGTACCGGACCGAAGTACCCGCTCTTGGCGGCCAGCACCAGCAGCATGACCACACCAGCCAATGTCACCACCGCACCCGCCAACGCCATCGCCTTGCTCGCGAATCCTTCGCGCATCCACCACGGTTCCAGCTGGGGAGGCGCCGGATGAGGGGCACGCGCTGGTACCGGCATCCGCGCAGGTGGCATCACCACGGGGGCGGGTGCGACGGCTTGCGCGACGCCCTGGGCACGTCGGTAATCGTCCCAATACCGCTGGGCCTTCAGGTATTCGGCCTGGGTCCATTCGACCATCCGGCCTCGTAACGCATCGACCTCGGCGCGCAGCGCACGTTCACGCCCATCGAGTTCGTCCAGCGTCGCGGTCATCTGCTGCAACTGTGGATCTGACATACCTCTCAGCGTGCTGGCCGTGCGATGCGAGGTGAACACGTAGACCTACCAATACCGGTAGGGGTTTTTCACGGCGCTAGGTATCTCTACTTACCGTCTCCGTCAGCGCTCTCCGGTCCGGCAGTCATAACCTGCCCCAGATAGGCGGCGCGCAGTGTCCGGGATGCGAACGACTCCTGTTCGCCCCACGGCAGGTACGGCCTGGTCACCAGCAGCGAGGCCACGCCATGGGTGGTCGCCCACAACTGCAGGGCCGACCCGAGGGTATTACCGCGGGGAAAACGCTCCTCGTCAACCAGCTCTTGAACGATGTCCCGCAGATGCAGAAAGGCTGAGCTGCTGAGTATTTCATCGGATTCCGCCCCGAGGCGTGGAGGATTGGCCGTCGCGAAGCGGTACCACAGCGGATGCTCCGCAGCATGACGCACATAGGCCAGTCCGAGTGCGTGCAGGCGCTCCAGCGCCGTGGACACGTTGACCGTAGCCCGCTGCAATGCCTCCCCCAGCTGTTCGAAATACCTCGCGCACAAGGCATCAGCCAACTCATCGGTGCTGGAGAAGTGCCGGTACAGCGACGGCGCGGTGATCCCCAACGCACGCGTCAATTCACGCGCCGACGGGGCCCTCGCCTCTCCAGAACTGAGGATGAGATCCATCGCGGTGTCGATGATCTGTTGTCGCAACTGCCAGCCCTGCCCCCTGGGCAGACGCTTTCGCGCGGTCGTGTCGTTTTCGTCATCCATCTGCCACTCCAACCGCGTGTCTCGATCACCGCGGAGGTTCGATGGGCAGTGTCGGACCACCCGGGGGCGTCGGAATCGTGAACCTGCCCTTGGGCGTGGGGTCAGTCTTCTTCCCGAGATCGGCTCCCGGTGGTGGACCAGCCGTGTCATCGCCGGCGGGTCGCGGCGCATTCTTCGCGCCGCGAATAAGCACCGCCGGGTCATCATCTGCGCAGTAGGTGTACACGGGCGGCTCGGGGAAATCGGCCGAAGACGGCGGGACTCTCGGGGTGCCGTAGTCACACGCATACCGTGGATACAGGTCAGCGGTGACCCAGATACCGTTGTCACGCATGGTATCTGCGATCGCGCCGAAGGTAGATCCGCGGTAGTTGGGGAAGAACGCATTGATCGCAGGTGTACGCACGTAGAGCATCTGCGACGTGGTGGCCAGGCTCGCGAGCAGCTGCACCATGGTGTCCGAGTTGTCGCTGAAGAGGTTGTCGATGGCGCTCAGGGTTTTCGGCGTCCGATCGATCAGGGTGCGGTAGCCGTTCTGCATCTTCTCCACACCGCGCAGCGTCCGCCCCAGACCGTCCGCAGTTGCCTTGATCCCCGCGTTCTTGTCGGCGGCCAGGGTCAACACCACGCGGCTGTTCTTGAGAATGCTGGTGGTCTCGGGCAGCACCGAGTCGAGCGTGCTCAGCAAGAAAGTGCCGCCGTCGATGATCTCGGTCAGCTTGCGTGGGCCCTCCTTGGTCAGACCCAGCTCCTTCTTGATCAGCTCAAGCTTCTTGGGATCCACCTGGGCCAGCACGCCGTCCGCATCGGCCAGCAGCTTGGCCAGCGTCACCGGCACCTGTACCCCTTCGGCAATCACACTGCCGTCGCTAAGATAGGGGCCGTGCTGGCCCGGTGTGCCTTCGAAGTTGATGTACTGCTCACCAGCCGGCGAGAGACCGGCAACGCGCACCTTGGCCGCGGCAGGGATCTTGTACTTCGACAGAATTTCGGCGGTCGCTTCGACTCCCTGTGGAGTGATCCGCAGCGACTGCACGGTGCCGATCTTGACGCCACGCAGCGCGACATCCTGACGCGGCAGCAGGCCACCCGACTCACTCAGTTTCACCGTGACTCGATATGTGGACGCAAAGGGGTTGGCGCGCAGCGCCCCGACGCACAGATACGTCACCGCCAGTACCAGGGTGAGTACCAATGCCAATGTCGACAACATAGACTTCTGGCGATGGCCGGCGCGCACCGCAGCCACTACAGCATTAGCGACGGCGTCGATCATCGCCCGGGCCCCGGAGCGGGCGGGACGGGTTCGATCACGCCAGGCTCGGTGGGACTCGGCCCCACCGGAGCTTCTTGGCCGAAAGCCCCCTTACCGACCACGCGTTCCTGCAGCCGCCACAACGTGTACTTGACCGAGCCGGCCAGCTGCGCCCAGTTGTAGCGTTTGGGCCCGTGCAGACCGACATCGGCGTAGGACCCCACGTCCGGTATCGAACCGAGTACCAGCTGGTCCAGCGAGGCGTGCAGCGAAAGCGAGTTTCCCGCAGTCGCTTTGATGGCCGTGGGAAAGATACGGTTGAATGCCGCCAGGCTGGTGTCGGGGTCTACCGCTACGTCATTCCAGGCCTTGGCAATCGTGTTCGCATCGGCAATGATGCTGCGGCCGCTGGTATCGGTGCCGGCGATCGACGGGAACTTCTGCAGCTGGCGCGTCGTGTCACCCATCATGAGAAGTAGTTCGGACAGCTGCGCGGTATTGGAGGCCAGTGTCTCTGTTGCCGGTCCGGCCGCCGTCACGATATCGGTGACTACCTGGTTCTTGGCGTCTAGCTGATCAGCCAGTTGCGAGGTCTGCGTGAGCGCCTCGGAGATCTGAACCGAGCGTGAGTTCAGCGCTCCCAGTAGCCTGTTGGAGTCGTTGATCAGGTCACCGAAGGCTTGTCCCTGGTCACCGGTGGCCTTGCCGAAGCCATTGACGACATTGGTGAGATTGCGCACCGCTCCGCCATTTGAGGCCAACGCAGCCGAGCTGAGCACGGACTCCACGGTCGCGGCGGCAGTCGTGGAGTCCAGGCCGATTGTGTCCCCGTCCGTGAGCAACGGACCGTCGGCGGAGGCCCCCGCCGGGGGACGAATCGACACAAAGACATCGCCGAGCGGTGTGGCTGAGCGCAATTCAGCGGTACTTCCCTTGGGCAGTCGGACACCGTCGAGGATCCGGAGTGTGGTGACGGCCGTGAAGTTGCGCACGTGCATCTCGTCGACCTGCCCCACATCGGCGCCGGCCAACTTCACCTTCGCACTATCGGGCAGGTTCAGGACATTCGAGAAAAGTGCGGTGAGACGGTAACCCCCACTGCCGATACCGGGCGCCGGCAACGGCAGATCACCCAGCCCATTGGTGGCACACCCGCTGAGGACCGTGGCAGTCATCAACGTCGCCACTGCCGCCCGTACCGTCCGTGCCACCCGAGCCGCCATTATTTCTGCCCCATCGCCGCAAGGCCGTCCAGGACATAGGTCAACCCGAAATCGGGCCCGTAATCCTGTAATGTACCTGTGCTGCAGCCTAATTGGCGCAGCCCCATCATATTGCAGATTTCCTTGTCCATCTGGCTCTCGAACACCAGCCGATCTGTCATGAACCGGACACGCAACCGCTTGTTGTCATGGTCTACCGCGTTGTACATGTTGTCCCACGCCAGCGGCTGGACGTCGATCCACTCAGAGATCTCGCGCTGGTTGTCGACCACCGCTTTGAGGGCGGTATTCGAATTCAAGATGGTCTGTTTGAGATGATCACGATTCGCCTCGACGATGTCACCGGCCTGCTTGACCAGTTCGTTGAACCTGCGGCCGGTGGAACCGGTACCCAATGCCTCCTCGTCGAGGATCTGGCTCAGTTGGTGCACCGTGGAGGCGAATTCACGCAGCTTGCCATCGTTGGCAGCTGCCGCGTCGAATAGTGAACTGACGTTCTTGACAATGGCCGTCAACTGCTCGCGGGTTGTCGCACCCCCCTCCGAGCTCAGGCGCAGGGCCTTGGACAGCTCGCCAAGCCCGGCCTTGATCTTCTCTCCATTGCCATCGGCGATACCCGAGACAGGGTTGATGACGTCGGCCACCGGCCCCTGACCCTTCCCGTCTCCCTTGAGGGACAGCGAAAGCCGGTCCAACATGCCCAACACCCGGTCGAACTCCACCGGTGTCTTGGTGTGGTCCAACCCGATGGTGTCGCCGTCCTTCAACGCGGGGCCACCACGGAACGGAGGAGAAAGCTCTATCTGACGGTCGGTCAGGATCGACGTCGATAGCGTGACCGCCTGCGCGTCGACGGGTACCCGCACGTTCTTGTCGACGGTGAACTGCACCTCGACGTAGCCCGGCATGGGCGTGATCTTGGTAACCTTGCCCACCGGCATACCCAGCACGGCAACCACATTGGATTCATAAAGACCCGACGCGCTCTCGAATTGAGCGGTCAGGGTGATGTGGTCGGTCGCGGACCTCACCCAATACGCGCCCGCGCCAACGACGGCAGCAACCAATAGCGCCAGTGCACCGATGGCCGCGATCAATCGCCTTCTGCTGTGGCCGCTCTTGCTCATCACTTGCAGTCCTTGAAGTACGGGATCATTCCGAATTGCTTGGCGCGCCCGCTGATCGCGCACATCCACGAATCGACCAGCAAGCCGTTCGTCAGATTGATATCGATGGCATTACCGGTGCCGGTGGAGTTGGCGATACCGCGTATCAACACCGGCGCGATCGGGTAGAGGCTACGAAGCAGGTCGTCGTGTTTGCCCAGCATGTCCGAGAGCTCGTGCGCCGTCTTGAGCATCGCGTTGAGCTGTGCGCGGTCCTGGACGACAACCTTGCTCAGCTGCTCCACCAGATTGGTGAATGACTGCAACATGGCATGAAAAGTGTTCCGGCGCGTCACGATTTCCTCAAGGATGTCCTGTCCCTGATTGATCAGGACACCGATTCCCGACTGCTGCCGCCGCAGTGTGCTGGTCACCTTCTCCGTACTCTTGAGCAGTGTGCCCAGTTGGTCACGCCGATCGGCGATGACCGAAGACAGCGATTGGATGTTCTCCATTGCCCGCGGCACGACGTCGGGCAATCCCTGCAGCTGTGTGCCCAGCACGGTGAGGGACTGCGCCACCTTGTCGAAATCGACCTGCTCAAAGGTGTTGGTCGCCCCTGCCAGCGCGGCCTGCAGATCATAGGGAACCTCGGTGTGCGCGAGATCAATTGTCTTGCCCGGCAGCGCTGCTGACCCCCGGGGACGCAGGTCCAGATAGCGAGACCCCAAGATGGTGGTAACCCTGATCGAGGCCTTGGTGTCCTTGCCGAGACGGATGTCGTCGCGAACCTTCAGTCCGGCTTCAACGTGGTCTCCCACCAGCTTCATGCTCGTGACGTTGCCCACGGGGATGCCCGCCACGGTGATCGGCTGCCCCGGACGTAACGAGGCCGCCTGGACGAACTCGGCGGTGTAGCTCGTGTAGCCCAGGCCAAGTGCCTTTATCAGCAGCATCGCCCCGATAAGACTCGCGATCACAGCGATCGCGATAAAGCCCAGCCATGTTTTGTTGTAGGTCTCGATCGGCCGGTTCTTGATCTTCTGCCACCTGGATCGCTCAGCCATTGGCCATGTTCCTGCATCGCGGGGTGTACTGCGCGACGTTCCCGGGGGTCGCCGCATTGACGATGATCGGTATCACGTCGTTCAGGCCGGGAAAGAAGCCGGTGAGATTCAGATCGCACATGTAAACGTTGATGAACGCGCCCTCGGAGTAGAAGCGCGACAGGCCCTTCAGCACGATCGGTAGGTTGTCTCCGAGAAAGGCGTACTGAGGTTCGATGCCCACCACGTGATTGGTGAATCCCGGCTGGCGGGTGATGATCTCCTCCAGCGAGGG
It includes:
- a CDS encoding DUF2339 domain-containing protein, which produces MFTSHRTASTLRGMSDPQLQQMTATLDELDGRERALRAEVDALRGRMVEWTQAEYLKAQRYWDDYRRAQGVAQAVAPAPVVMPPARMPVPARAPHPAPPQLEPWWMREGFASKAMALAGAVVTLAGVVMLLVLAAKSGYFGPVPRMVSGAALAGGLVALGIRVYSRPGGRVGGIATAATGFAAAFFDVLALTVIYDRIPVVAGLVLGLGIAGVGLVLARHWNSQPFASGVVAAITVLAPFLTDGFTVELAAFALILLIASLTAQVGRNWPVLHAFRTVGVSLTLLTAIHVSYTASLALLAMSVMALLVTLVGSLWLLTGEHDDITSSVMIAVASSPVLYGALFFPVWPLGVLVPVGVAVVMGAVLLLVGALPVHARITVAAVAGVALLQASVDGARDALLAVVLLAIALSCCAIGYQLRDRVALVLGQVFGGLGAAVYLAYVRPELLTDSASAVLYAGPLLVIASVLMAATVGMVLATMARVGWASPQSAPTRAVLAGVSMLYSGTAAVVLSGTALLGNNDGFLLGHGLATVSWMAVSVALLLAGLRRYRGRSWVTRTGFVLAAMAVAKLFLFDLATLDGVARIGAFIVTGLLLLGGGTLYAREYATRSEEPSAERPVT
- a CDS encoding MlaD family protein — encoded protein: MAARVARTVRAAVATLMTATVLSGCATNGLGDLPLPAPGIGSGGYRLTALFSNVLNLPDSAKVKLAGADVGQVDEMHVRNFTAVTTLRILDGVRLPKGSTAELRSATPLGDVFVSIRPPAGASADGPLLTDGDTIGLDSTTAAATVESVLSSAALASNGGAVRNLTNVVNGFGKATGDQGQAFGDLINDSNRLLGALNSRSVQISEALTQTSQLADQLDAKNQVVTDIVTAAGPATETLASNTAQLSELLLMMGDTTRQLQKFPSIAGTDTSGRSIIADANTIAKAWNDVAVDPDTSLAAFNRIFPTAIKATAGNSLSLHASLDQLVLGSIPDVGSYADVGLHGPKRYNWAQLAGSVKYTLWRLQERVVGKGAFGQEAPVGPSPTEPGVIEPVPPAPGPGR
- a CDS encoding MlaD family protein; amino-acid sequence: MSKSGHSRRRLIAAIGALALLVAAVVGAGAYWVRSATDHITLTAQFESASGLYESNVVAVLGMPVGKVTKITPMPGYVEVQFTVDKNVRVPVDAQAVTLSTSILTDRQIELSPPFRGGPALKDGDTIGLDHTKTPVEFDRVLGMLDRLSLSLKGDGKGQGPVADVINPVSGIADGNGEKIKAGLGELSKALRLSSEGGATTREQLTAIVKNVSSLFDAAAANDGKLREFASTVHQLSQILDEEALGTGSTGRRFNELVKQAGDIVEANRDHLKQTILNSNTALKAVVDNQREISEWIDVQPLAWDNMYNAVDHDNKRLRVRFMTDRLVFESQMDKEICNMMGLRQLGCSTGTLQDYGPDFGLTYVLDGLAAMGQK
- a CDS encoding MlaD family protein; amino-acid sequence: MIDAVANAVVAAVRAGHRQKSMLSTLALVLTLVLAVTYLCVGALRANPFASTYRVTVKLSESGGLLPRQDVALRGVKIGTVQSLRITPQGVEATAEILSKYKIPAAAKVRVAGLSPAGEQYINFEGTPGQHGPYLSDGSVIAEGVQVPVTLAKLLADADGVLAQVDPKKLELIKKELGLTKEGPRKLTEIIDGGTFLLSTLDSVLPETTSILKNSRVVLTLAADKNAGIKATADGLGRTLRGVEKMQNGYRTLIDRTPKTLSAIDNLFSDNSDTMVQLLASLATTSQMLYVRTPAINAFFPNYRGSTFGAIADTMRDNGIWVTADLYPRYACDYGTPRVPPSSADFPEPPVYTYCADDDPAVLIRGAKNAPRPAGDDTAGPPPGADLGKKTDPTPKGRFTIPTPPGGPTLPIEPPR
- a CDS encoding TetR/AcrR family transcriptional regulator, with the translated sequence MDDENDTTARKRLPRGQGWQLRQQIIDTAMDLILSSGEARAPSARELTRALGITAPSLYRHFSSTDELADALCARYFEQLGEALQRATVNVSTALERLHALGLAYVRHAAEHPLWYRFATANPPRLGAESDEILSSSAFLHLRDIVQELVDEERFPRGNTLGSALQLWATTHGVASLLVTRPYLPWGEQESFASRTLRAAYLGQVMTAGPESADGDGK
- a CDS encoding MlaD family protein, which gives rise to MAERSRWQKIKNRPIETYNKTWLGFIAIAVIASLIGAMLLIKALGLGYTSYTAEFVQAASLRPGQPITVAGIPVGNVTSMKLVGDHVEAGLKVRDDIRLGKDTKASIRVTTILGSRYLDLRPRGSAALPGKTIDLAHTEVPYDLQAALAGATNTFEQVDFDKVAQSLTVLGTQLQGLPDVVPRAMENIQSLSSVIADRRDQLGTLLKSTEKVTSTLRRQQSGIGVLINQGQDILEEIVTRRNTFHAMLQSFTNLVEQLSKVVVQDRAQLNAMLKTAHELSDMLGKHDDLLRSLYPIAPVLIRGIANSTGTGNAIDINLTNGLLVDSWMCAISGRAKQFGMIPYFKDCK